DNA from Verrucomicrobiota bacterium:
CGCTTGCTGTTTCCTTAAGCAGGACAACGGCGGTTGTTTGTTGGCACCCAGTTTTTCCGGGATCAATTCACGGTCAAGTTCACCGGTTTGGCCGCTGCCATCGGCGATGAGCGGCGATCGTACGGTGGGCGGGGGCGAGCCTTATTGGCGTTCGTATTCGCCACGCCCGAGTTTCTTATAAACGCTGAAGCCGGCTTTTTTGGCATCGGTGATGGAGAGCGGCTTGAGTTTGATGGGGGAACTGAAAGCGGTGATGACCTTGCGCACGGGTTTCTTGCACAGCGGGCATTTATCGAGCGGCTTGGCGCTGAGCGGACGGCGCAGGGTAAAACGG
Protein-coding regions in this window:
- a CDS encoding zinc ribbon domain-containing protein, encoding MPYYEYELTDGDCKICGGRFTLRRPLSAKPLDKCPLCKKPVRKVITAFSSPIKLKPLSITDAKKAGFSVYKKLGRGEYERQ